The Seriola aureovittata isolate HTS-2021-v1 ecotype China chromosome 3, ASM2101889v1, whole genome shotgun sequence genome includes a region encoding these proteins:
- the LOC130166212 gene encoding Fc receptor-like protein 5 isoform X1, which yields MLKHTPTTKLEKPCQRPIHNTVMKNRQTLNLLPILALASLFIKISGSVSLRPVLTGPDMAYLGSRVAFRCIASNSSPPVTYDLMRDGDVLIKTYQAQGDQPAPFFLKLTATSEGSYHCRATTRAETGVSNIIKLSVVIPASNTRVTSEPSPPVAFEGSRIVLSCNVTKGTHLSYTWLFNRKEITPSTLPFVHLTGNKLLMENVTPEHTGRYSCMAWSMVQDIRRFSSSTELQVTVKVYVSKPKISFSISKDGAGYHGNVTCWSTRGSHPVNISLSVDDKEVGSITATDSLTARFLVAMEPGMDMGVAQCRVKTEVQELMSEPVTLEVVPVGGDVKVEVEYFYRADSNLAAARLSCQVSRGTFPYISWFFNDSALPSETHVESHLQPVLPHLALTGQRRTLVLTKLGPEESGYYRCRVRDSYDDSGPWVESAAVLVRVTDRILNAMPRTTSSTETPLRGFMTTMEIITIAFCCFLLLMMAVCIGCVYRMFDHNQAHAHVAMTNSDALPLSEPQSPSAGKQADASSTDCDVLGRFQTTETTI from the exons atgctgaaacacacacctacaaccAAGCTAGAGAAACCATGTCAAAGACCAATACATAACACTGTTATGAAGAATCGACAGACTCTTAACTTGTTGCCAATTCTGG ctctggCAAGTTTGTTCATCAAGATAA GTGGATCAGTCTCTCTTCGCCCGGTACTGACTGGCCCTGACATGGCCTACCTTGGCTCGAGGGTGGCTTTCCGGTGTATTGCATCTAACTCCTCTCCGCCAGTCACCTACGACCTGATGCGGGACGGTGATGTCCTGATCAAGACATACCAAGCCCAAGGCGACCAACCTGCACCCTTCTTCCTGAAGCTTACTGCAACATCAGAGGGGTCATACCACTGCAGGGCGACGACCAGAGCGGAAACAGGAGTCAGCAACATCATCAAGCTGAGTGTAGTCA TTCCAGCATCAAATACCAGAGTGACCTCTGAACCCTCCCCTCCAGTCGCATTCGAGGGATCACGCATTGTCCTGAGCTGCAACGTCACAAAGGGGACCCACCTGTCCTACACCTGGTTATTCAACAGGAAGGAAATAACCCCCTCAACCCTTCCCTTTGTCCACCTCACTGGAAACAAGCTATTGATGGAGAACGTGACTCCAGAGCACACTGGGCGATATTCTTGCATGGCGTGGTCCATGGTCCAGGACATCAGGAGGTTTTCAAGCAGCACAGAGCTCCAGGTGACAGTCAAAG TTTATGTATCAAAGCCAAAgatctctttctccatctccaaaGATGGAGctggttaccatggcaacgtTACCTGCTGGTCAACAAGAGGGAGTCATCCGGTCAACATCTCTCTTTCAGTAGATGACAAAGAAGTTGGATCCATCACAGCAACTGACTCCCTCACTGCCAGGTTTCTTGTTGCCATGGAACCGGGGATGGATATGGGCGTGGCGCAATGTCGGGTGAAAACCGAGGTGCAGGAGTTGATGAGTGAACCTGTGACTCTGGAAGTGG TCCCAGTTGGAGGTGATGTGAAAGTGGAGGTGGAATATTTCTACAGAGCTGACTCCAACCTGGCCGCCGCCAGGCTGAGCTGTCAGGTCAGCAGAGGAACTTTCCCTTACATCTCCTGGTTCTTCAATGACTCTGCTCTCCCCTCCGAGACACACGTGGAGTCCCACCTTCAACCCGTCCTGCCTCACCTCGCCCTCACTGGCCAAAGACGAACCCTTGTCCTGACTAAACTTGGCCCAGAGGAGTCTGGGTATTACCGCTGCAGGGTCAGGGACAGCTACGATGACTCCGGGCCCTGGGTGGAGAGTGCGGCCGTGCTGGTCCGAGTCACAG ACAGGATCCTTAACGCCATGCCTCGAACAACATCTTCCACTGAAACACCACTAA GAGGTTTTATGACCACAATGGAGATTATCACCATAGCCTTCTGCTGTTTCCTTCTGCTGATGATGGCAGTGTGCATTGGCTGTGTTTACAGGATGTTCGACCACAACCAAG CTCATGCCCACGTTGCTATGACAAA TTCTGATGCCCTGCCTCTGTCTGAACCCCAATCCCCGTCAGCAGGGAAGCAGGCCGATGCTTCCTCTACAGACTGTGACGTCCTGGGTCGG tttcagACCACAGAGACCACAATATGA
- the LOC130166212 gene encoding Fc receptor-like protein 5 isoform X2: MLKHTPTTKLEKPCQRPIHNTVMKNRQTLNLLPILALASLFIKISGSVSLRPVLTGPDMAYLGSRVAFRCIASNSSPPVTYDLMRDGDVLIKTYQAQGDQPAPFFLKLTATSEGSYHCRATTRAETGVSNIIKLSVVIPASNTRVTSEPSPPVAFEGSRIVLSCNVTKGTHLSYTWLFNRKEITPSTLPFVHLTGNKLLMENVTPEHTGRYSCMAWSMVQDIRRFSSSTELQVTVKVYVSKPKISFSISKDGAGYHGNVTCWSTRGSHPVNISLSVDDKEVGSITATDSLTARFLVAMEPGMDMGVAQCRVKTEVQELMSEPVTLEVVPVGGDVKVEVEYFYRADSNLAAARLSCQVSRGTFPYISWFFNDSALPSETHVESHLQPVLPHLALTGQRRTLVLTKLGPEESGYYRCRVRDSYDDSGPWVESAAVLVRVTGGFMTTMEIITIAFCCFLLLMMAVCIGCVYRMFDHNQAHAHVAMTNSDALPLSEPQSPSAGKQADASSTDCDVLGRFQTTETTI, from the exons atgctgaaacacacacctacaaccAAGCTAGAGAAACCATGTCAAAGACCAATACATAACACTGTTATGAAGAATCGACAGACTCTTAACTTGTTGCCAATTCTGG ctctggCAAGTTTGTTCATCAAGATAA GTGGATCAGTCTCTCTTCGCCCGGTACTGACTGGCCCTGACATGGCCTACCTTGGCTCGAGGGTGGCTTTCCGGTGTATTGCATCTAACTCCTCTCCGCCAGTCACCTACGACCTGATGCGGGACGGTGATGTCCTGATCAAGACATACCAAGCCCAAGGCGACCAACCTGCACCCTTCTTCCTGAAGCTTACTGCAACATCAGAGGGGTCATACCACTGCAGGGCGACGACCAGAGCGGAAACAGGAGTCAGCAACATCATCAAGCTGAGTGTAGTCA TTCCAGCATCAAATACCAGAGTGACCTCTGAACCCTCCCCTCCAGTCGCATTCGAGGGATCACGCATTGTCCTGAGCTGCAACGTCACAAAGGGGACCCACCTGTCCTACACCTGGTTATTCAACAGGAAGGAAATAACCCCCTCAACCCTTCCCTTTGTCCACCTCACTGGAAACAAGCTATTGATGGAGAACGTGACTCCAGAGCACACTGGGCGATATTCTTGCATGGCGTGGTCCATGGTCCAGGACATCAGGAGGTTTTCAAGCAGCACAGAGCTCCAGGTGACAGTCAAAG TTTATGTATCAAAGCCAAAgatctctttctccatctccaaaGATGGAGctggttaccatggcaacgtTACCTGCTGGTCAACAAGAGGGAGTCATCCGGTCAACATCTCTCTTTCAGTAGATGACAAAGAAGTTGGATCCATCACAGCAACTGACTCCCTCACTGCCAGGTTTCTTGTTGCCATGGAACCGGGGATGGATATGGGCGTGGCGCAATGTCGGGTGAAAACCGAGGTGCAGGAGTTGATGAGTGAACCTGTGACTCTGGAAGTGG TCCCAGTTGGAGGTGATGTGAAAGTGGAGGTGGAATATTTCTACAGAGCTGACTCCAACCTGGCCGCCGCCAGGCTGAGCTGTCAGGTCAGCAGAGGAACTTTCCCTTACATCTCCTGGTTCTTCAATGACTCTGCTCTCCCCTCCGAGACACACGTGGAGTCCCACCTTCAACCCGTCCTGCCTCACCTCGCCCTCACTGGCCAAAGACGAACCCTTGTCCTGACTAAACTTGGCCCAGAGGAGTCTGGGTATTACCGCTGCAGGGTCAGGGACAGCTACGATGACTCCGGGCCCTGGGTGGAGAGTGCGGCCGTGCTGGTCCGAGTCACAG GAGGTTTTATGACCACAATGGAGATTATCACCATAGCCTTCTGCTGTTTCCTTCTGCTGATGATGGCAGTGTGCATTGGCTGTGTTTACAGGATGTTCGACCACAACCAAG CTCATGCCCACGTTGCTATGACAAA TTCTGATGCCCTGCCTCTGTCTGAACCCCAATCCCCGTCAGCAGGGAAGCAGGCCGATGCTTCCTCTACAGACTGTGACGTCCTGGGTCGG tttcagACCACAGAGACCACAATATGA